Proteins from a genomic interval of Ornithodoros turicata isolate Travis unplaced genomic scaffold, ASM3712646v1 Chromosome12, whole genome shotgun sequence:
- the LOC135371697 gene encoding uncharacterized protein LOC135371697, whose product MYSTFSPVIKASQAEQVICTLRNRIFRYFRVTGKYHFVSTLLKIVPDYNNTKHRTLGISPSEVMPENELELFTKINGKPVVPSVKKKLKVRDKVRVLLHRKGFQKSSEESWSPQIFSISCLRDTSPPFVHLEDYRGKEVDRAFYMEEVLVVTRDATQPWPVTKVLRKKKVSSQSFFLVHWFGYDKELDSWVPSSDVVKIRK is encoded by the coding sequence atgtattccaccttctctcctgtaatcaaggcatcgcaggcagaacagGTCATATGCACTTTACGCaacagaatattccgctattttagagtaaccggaaaataccactttgTTTCCACGCTTCTCAAGATCGTGCcagactacaacaacaccaaacacaggactttgggcatcagcccgtccgaagtcatgcccgaaaacgaattggagctgttcactAAGATAAATGGCAAGCctgtcgtaccctccgtgaaaaagaagctcaaagtgagggataaagtgagggtcctactacacagaaaaggttttcaaaagagctcggaagagagttggtcgcctcagattttctcCATCTCctgcctgagagacacctcccctcccttCGTGCatctggaagattaccggggtaaggaagtggacagGGCTTTCTACatggaggaggtactcgtcgtaacccgagacgccactcagccttggccagtaacgaaagtgctgagaaaaaagaaagtgagCAGTCAGAGCTTCTTCTTGGTTCACTGGTTCGGCTATGACAAAGAACttgacagttgggttccgagcagtgacgtggtcaagattagaaaatga